A part of Ictalurus furcatus strain D&B chromosome 8, Billie_1.0, whole genome shotgun sequence genomic DNA contains:
- the nup62l gene encoding nucleoporin 62 like — protein sequence MSFNFAQNSTGGFNFGAAKTTASASTTPGFSMQTGGLTAGAFPFGAASQPQAPAGTSQIAGLLAQTTTSTAASQGGFSFGAPSQSSTAGGGFNFGGAPKLGLGLTPASQPATTAVTLGGLMTSTTSSSGSGFAFGAPPSQTAAPTQQGTGGFSFPGAKVQAPAATSAQSTPSFSLGGQSTGLTLGAPAPAPAASSIGSNFGIKPAATPAPASTAAASQAASMSSLFASPMPSATSTVFNLGGSTTAAAPAASSAAPVSTGLTLKPLGAATTTAATTAAASTAATAGFSLSLKPAVSAAPAASIAASTAALTASAAPVMSYAQLESLINKWSSELEDQERHFLQQATQVNAWDRMLVENGEKITSLHKDMEKVKLDQRRLDQELDFILSQQKELEDLLAPLEESVKEQSGTIYMQNADEERERTYKLAENVDAQLKRMSQDLKEIIEHLNTSNGLADTSDPLQQICKILNAHMDSLQWVEQNSVLLQRRVEEVSKLCESRSKEQEKSFRLSFQ from the exons ATGTCATTCAACTTTGCACAAAATTCTACGGGTGGGTTTAATTTTGGAGCCGCTAAAACCACAGCATCGGCCAGCACAACCCCCGGCTTCTCCATGCAGACGGGCGGTCTTACAGCAGGAGCATTCCCCTTCGGAGCGGCGTCGCAGCCGCAGGCCCCAGCGGGAACATCTCAAATTGCAGGGCTCCTCGCACAGACCACCACAAGCACTGCAGCCTCACAAGGTGGATTCAGCTTTGGTGCACCATCACAGAGTAGCACTGCTGGTGGTGGGTTTAATTTTGG CGGGGCTCCAAAGCTAGGTCTCGGCCTGACTCCAGCCTCTCAGCCGGCCACTACAGCGGTGACTTTGGGAGGCCTGATGACTTCCACCACCTCGTCCAGTGGCTCAGGCTTCGCATTCGGAGCTCCCCCTTCTCAGACCGCAGCTCCAACCCAGCAGGGCACAGGAGGTTTCAGCTTTCCCGGGGCCAAGGTTCAGGCTCCTGCTGCAACTTCAGCACAGAGCACTCCTTCCTTCTCATTGGGAGGGCAGAGCACAG GTCTGACTCTGGGAGCTCCTGCTCCAGCCCCTGCAGCCTCGTCTATCGGGAGTAACTTCGGGATCAAGCCTGCAG CCACCCCAGCTCCAGCCAGCACTGCTGCCGCAAGCCAGGCTGCCTCCATGTCATCTCTGTTTGCTTCCCCTATGCCCTCTGCTACTTCTACCGTATTCAACT TGGGTGGCTCGACAACTGCGGCAGCCCCAGCAGCATCGTCTGCAGCTCCAGTCTCCACTGGCCTGACACTCAAACCATTAGGAGCTGCGACCACCACTGCTGCCACCACAG CTGCTGCTAGTACAGCGGCCACCGCGGGCTTTTCGCTGAGCCTGAAACCTGCCGTCTCTGCTGCACCGGCCGCTTCTATAGCCGCGTCCACTGCTGCATTAACTGCCAG CGCTGCACCAGTGATGTCATATGCCCAGCTCGAGTCCCTGATCAACAAGTGGAGCTCAGAGTTGGAGGACCAGGAGAGACACTTCCTGCAGCAGGCCACTCAGGTCAACGCCTGGGACCGCATGCTGGTGGAGAACGGAGAAAAG ATTACATCTCTGCACAAGGACATGGAGAAGGTTAAACTGGACCAAAGAAG GTTGGATCAGGAGTTGGACTTTATTCTGTCCCAGCAGAAGGAGCTGGAGGATCTTCTTGCTCCTTTGGAGGAGTCGGTGAAGGAGCAAAGTGGAACCATCTATATGCAGAATGCCGAtgaggagcgagagagaac GTATAAGTTGGCAGAAAACGTTGATGCTCAGCTAAAGAGAATGTCGCAAGATCTGAAGGAGATCATCGAGCACCTCAACACATCCAACGGGCTGGCCGACACGAGCGACCCG CTCCAGCAGATCTGCAAAATCCTCAACGCACACATGGACTCCCTGCAGTGGGTCGAGCAGAACTCCG